In Candidatus Eisenbacteria bacterium, the genomic window GGCTGCCGAACGGCCACATCTTCACCTTCGCCGTGATCGCCCACGTGATCTCCTTCTTCCTGATCATGGGATTCATCCGGCGCGAGGAGCAGATCTACGACGAGGGGGAGGAGCCGACGCCCGAGGAGGCGGCGAAGCCGAAGGAGCGCAAAACCCCTTGGCAGATCGCCGGCTCGGTGCTGAAAGAGTCGATCTTCTGGCGCTTCCTCGTTCTCATCTCGCTCCTCATCGGCGTGAGGGCGTGCTTCCTCTATCTGCATCTCCTTTGGCCCAAGTACTGGCTCCGGGTGATCGGCCCGGAGGCGAAGATCGGCGTGCTTCAGGCGATCAATCCGTTTCTGGTGATCTTCGGGCTCATTCTGCTCATCCCGATTCTGAATCGGTTCAGCGTGTACAAGATGCTCACCTTCGGCGGCATGATCTCCGGCCTCTCTCTCTTCGTGTTGGCGGTCCCCTCCTACGGACACATGACCTACGTCTACTCCATCATCGCCCTGGTGGTCCTGACCGTGGGGGAGGTGATCTGGTCGCCGAGGCTGAACGAGTACACGGCGGCCATCGCGCCGGAGGGGCAGGAGGGGACCTACCTCGGATTGTCCATGGTCCCCTACTTCTTCGCGAAAACGGTGGTGAGCCTGCTTTCCGGCCACATGCTCACCCGCTGGGTTCCCCTCGACATGGGCGAGCGGCTGCGCGCCGGCACGGTCGCCTTCGTCGACTCGCCGAGTATGCTCTGGCTGATTCTGGGCGCATTCGCCCTCGGCGGTCCTCTCGTGGCGCTGCTGCTGAAGGACTGGTTCACCAAGGGAGCGCACTGGGAGAAGGCGCGCCGGTAAGAACGCCCGAGCCGTCCGGCCGATCAACCCGCCGCCGCGACTTCCGCGAAACGGCGGAGGATCGCCGCCGCTTCCGGCGTCTCTCTTACGCCGGAGATCAGACGGTCCGGGTCGAGCCCCCCGGCGGCGAGTTCTTTGCGATAGGCGTCGACATAATCCGCGGTGATTCCGGCGTCGAATTCGGGGTGGAACTGGACTCCCCAAACGCGGCTCCCGGCCCGGAACGCGGCGTGCGGGTCCGCGTCGGCGGAGGCGAGCAGAACCGCTCCGGGGGGAAGACGGAGCACGCGCTGGGCGTGGCTCGCCTGCGCGGGAAACGAATCGGGGAACCCACGGAAAAGAGGATCCCCCGCCGCTCCGGCGGCCGACCGGAAGGAGACGGTGCCGAAGTTCCTTCCCGCCGGGTTCGGCCCCACCTCGCCGCCGAGGGCGTAGGCGAGGATCTGATGGCCGAAACAGATCCCGAGAAGGGGCACTTCTTGCCGGACCGCGCCGGAGAGCCATTGCGCCGCGCGGATCATCCACGCCGTCCCGTCGGTCACGTTCTCCCGAGAACCGGTGACGACCACGCCGGCGTACTCCGCCGGGTCCGGAAGCGCCTCTCGCCGCCCGTCGGCGACCCGTACCGGAAGCCCTCCGCCCAAGCCCCGTCCGATCCAGTCCTCGAAATCGCCGCGTCTTTCGCGTATGCCGGGAAGCGCTTCCCCGACCTTCAAGATCAGCACGCCCTTCTTCACGTTCTCTCCTCCGTTTCCATTCTAAAGGATCCCCGGCGCCCGCGCACGGGAAGGCGGTGGGGGAGATGAGACTTGAGATTGAGATCCTAAGAATGTAGACTGGGAACGCGTCTTTCCCCGGACGATCGCACGGAGGATTCATGTCGCGCCGAACCCCGCCCCGCATGCCTGCCGGTTATCGCGTGGAGAGCGTGCTCAAATCGGACGGCGAACGGGTGGTGGCGATCGCCCATCCCGCGGACGGCGGCGACAGGGTCGTATTGAAGGTGGTCGGCCCGCGCGCGGAGGAGATGGCCCGGGTCCGTTTCCATGACGTGATCCGCCTGCAGGGAGACCTCGTTCATCCCGGCATCTGCCCGATCATCAATGTCGGACGCACGCCCGACGGCGGCGTCTTCGCCGTCTATCCTTACGTGAAAACCGTCGATCCGGCGGCGTGGACGGCGGTGGATCGGAAGACCCGTTTTCCTCTCGTCGTGCGCGCCCTCTCGGAGCCGGTCGCCTTTCTCCACGAACACGGCCACGTTCACGGCGACCTCAAACCGTCGAACATCCTGTTCCGGGCGGAGGAGGGGGAGATTCGCGATCTTCTTCTTACCGATTTTCTCCCTCCCCTCTTTTTTCGCGGGGACCGGCTCGGGACGATCGCCGGAACATTGGGATACCTCGCCCCCGAGGCGATCCGCGGAAACGAACCGGATCACCGTTCCGATCTCTACTCGCTCGGCGCGACCCTCCACGAGATCCTCACCGGAAGCCCTCTCTTCACCGGTTCGGCGGAGGAGGTGGCTTGGGGGCATCTGTCGGCTCGGCCGCGGGTCGGCGCGCCGCGGGAGTGGAACCTTCCCGCTCGATGGAACGAAGCATTGGAGCGTTTGCTCGCGAAGAGCCCCGCGGACCGGCCTCAGACGGCGCGGGATTTCCTGGCCGACTTCTTCGATGAAAAGCCCGGAAGCGGGCGCGTCACCGTGGTCGCCCGTCCCCCCCTGGTCGGCCGGGACTCCCTGCTCGAGGAGATGCGCGATTGGTCGAGCCTGGACGACCGCCCCTGTCTCGCCCTCCGGGGGGAGAAGGGGTGGGGGAAGACCCGCCTTCTCCGCGAATTCTCCCTTCAGCTCCGTTTGGACGGCGAGAAAGTCGCCTTCCTCTCCGTCCCGGAGGCGGTGTGCGACCGGCCTTACGAGGGGGCTCGCCTCCTCCTCGCGGCGATCTCCGCCGATCCCCTGCGGTGGGATCTGGGGCGCATCGCGTCGTCGCCGAGGCGCTCGGGGACGGCCGGGTCGAGCGGCGAACTCTCCCTCTTCCGCGCGATCTACCGGATCTGGGAAGAGAGGATCGCCGGTTTCGCGGATCGGGGAGGAAAGCCGATTCTCGTGATCGTCGACAACCTGGATCATTTCGACGACTCCTCTCTCCGTTTCTTCCGTTTCCTCCTTGATCGTGACGGTCCGCCGCCGGTCCGTTTTCTCGCCTCGATCGGATCGGTCGAATCCCCTCAGCTCTCCTCCCTTCTCGACCGTTTCGAGGAGCGAGGATTGCTCCGGACCTTAATGCTCGAGGTGCTCAGTGATTCCGACGTGGAAGAGTGGATTCGAGGCGTCCTCGGAAA contains:
- a CDS encoding glutamine amidotransferase produces the protein MKKGVLILKVGEALPGIRERRGDFEDWIGRGLGGGLPVRVADGRREALPDPAEYAGVVVTGSRENVTDGTAWMIRAAQWLSGAVRQEVPLLGICFGHQILAYALGGEVGPNPAGRNFGTVSFRSAAGAAGDPLFRGFPDSFPAQASHAQRVLRLPPGAVLLASADADPHAAFRAGSRVWGVQFHPEFDAGITADYVDAYRKELAAGGLDPDRLISGVRETPEAAAILRRFAEVAAAG
- a CDS encoding MFS transporter; the protein is MSNSAGSVSDGGLWGNLVRYFRDFKVLRHTRSEYWGIQIINFLDSTTFFSILTIAVILLSDDFGFSDEKAGYVVTLYASTTTICLFFSGMVTDWLGIRRAFYTAMIGQFLTRGAIMVLALSPMLFPEYRGVIVTIAFFLMAPFVAMIQTVYQAANKRFTTKKSRGAGFNLWYLFMNIGAFAAGLLIDFIRLTLGLPNGHIFTFAVIAHVISFFLIMGFIRREEQIYDEGEEPTPEEAAKPKERKTPWQIAGSVLKESIFWRFLVLISLLIGVRACFLYLHLLWPKYWLRVIGPEAKIGVLQAINPFLVIFGLILLIPILNRFSVYKMLTFGGMISGLSLFVLAVPSYGHMTYVYSIIALVVLTVGEVIWSPRLNEYTAAIAPEGQEGTYLGLSMVPYFFAKTVVSLLSGHMLTRWVPLDMGERLRAGTVAFVDSPSMLWLILGAFALGGPLVALLLKDWFTKGAHWEKARR